A section of the Phaseolus vulgaris cultivar G19833 chromosome 8, P. vulgaris v2.0, whole genome shotgun sequence genome encodes:
- the LOC137825338 gene encoding vegetative cell wall protein gp1-like, with protein sequence MLGKGKLAELRVIARSHKLATGSQTVPNSVVEIAAAQGRSPSHGPTPSETLPVPQRKKLVLRKPKRKTPQVVQEDEEDDEATKNGLVTKRTRVAPSSPPALPTPMPPSPSVPTPPSPPAPTLPVQAIPLAVAPPVVEGSEPNFIENPPSASTSFVSAREGPPSTTSIAGAAPGGDEGAHNSPILITESPTSPPRQEAPLALQTQEGGGESQHQAPPAPPLATTASLPPPSKRSGRHEH encoded by the coding sequence atgttgggcaaaggcaaacTAGCTGAACTGAGGGTGATCGCCCGTTCCCAcaagttggcgacgggttcccaaaccgttcccaactctgtggtggagatcgccgctgctcagggcagatctcCTTCCCACGGTCCAACTCCTTCGGAGACGCTACCTGTCCCTCAAAGAAAAAAGCTTGTCttgaggaagccaaagaggaaaactcctcaggtggtacaagaggatgaagaggatgacgaggcgaCTAAAAACGGCCTCGTCACCAAAAGAACAAGGGTGGCACCCtcttcaccacccgctctcccaacaccaaTGCCTCCTTCTCCTTCAGttccaacaccgccttctcctCCAGCTCCAACACTGCCAGTCCAAGCAATACCCTTGGCTGTCGCGCCCCCTGTGGTTGAAGGCAGCGAGCCTAAtttcatagagaaccctccaagcgcctccacgtcGTTCGTATCTGCtagagagggtcctccttcaaccacctcaattgctggggccgcaccaggtggagatgaaggtgctcacaactctccAATCCTCATAACAGAGTCCCcgacttcaccaccacgccaagaagcccccctcgcccttcaaactcaagagggtggtggtgaaagccAGCATCAagctcctccagcacctccacTAGCAACAACTGCAAGCCTTCCCCCTCCCTCGAAGAGATCTGGACGCCATGAGCACTGA
- the LOC137827126 gene encoding fructose-bisphosphate aldolase, cytoplasmic isozyme, with protein MSHFKGKYHDELIANAAYIGTPGKGILAADESTGTIGKRLSSINVENVESNRRALRELLFTAPGALQYLSGVILFEETLYQSTASGKPFVELLKENGVLTGIKVDKGTVELAGTDQETTTQGLDGLGQRCAKYYEAGARFAKWRAVLKIGPNEPSELSIHENAYGLARYAVICQENGLVPIVEPEILVDGSHDIHKCAAVTERVLAACYKALNDHHVLLEGTLLKPNMVTPGSKSAKVSPQVVAEHTVRALQRTVPAAVPAVVFLSGGQSEEEASLNLNAINQVNGKKPWSLSFSFGRALQQSTLKAWGGKEENVKKAQEALLVRAKANSEATLGTYKGSSQLDDGAKESLYVENYKY; from the exons ATGTCTCACTTCAAGGGCAAGTACCATG ATGAGCTTATTGCCAATGCTGCTTACATTGGCACTCCTGGAAAGGGTATTCTTGCTGCTGATGAGTCGACAGGAACAATTGGTAAGCGTTTGTCCAGCATCAATGTGGAGAACGTTGAATCCAACAGGCGTGCTCTTAGGGAGCTGCTTTTCACTGCTCCTGGTGCTCTTCAATACCTCAGTGGAGTCATCCTCTTTGAGGAAACCCTCTACCAGAGCACAGCTTCAG GCAAGCCTTTTGTTGAGTTGTTGAAGGAGAATGGTGTGCTTACTGGTATCAAGGTTGACAAGGGCACCGTGGAGCTAGCCGGTACCGATCAGGAAACCACAACTCAGGGTCTAGATGGCCTTGGTCAGCGGTGTGCCAAGTACTATGAAGCAGGTGCACGATTTGCCAAATGGCGTGCCGTGCTGAAGATTGGTCCCAACGAGCCATCTGAGCTCTCTATCCATGAAAATGCCTATGGTTTGGCCAGATATGCTGTGATATGCCAGGAAAATGGGCTGGTTCCCATTGTTGAACCGGAGATCCTTGTTGATGGATCTCATGACATTCACAAGTGTGCCGCTGTCACTGAGCGTGTCCTTGCAGCATGCTACAAGGCTTTGAATGATCACCATGTTCTTCTCGAGGGAACTCTTTTGAAGCCAAACATGGTTACACCTGGATCTAAATCTGCCAAGGTTTCTCCTCAGGTGGTTGCTGAACACACTGTTAGAGCCCTGCAGCGGACTGTACCTGCTGCAGTTCCTGCCGTGGTTTTCTTGTCTGGTGGGCAGAGTGAGGAAGAGGCATCCCTCAACCTCAATGCCATTAACCAGGTTAATGGGAAGAAGCCATGGtcactctctttctcttttgGAAGGGCACTTCAACAGAGCACTCTTAAGGCATGGGGTGGAAAAGAGGAGAATGTGAAGAAGGCTCAAGAAGCCTTATTGGTAAGAGCCAAGGCTAACTCAGAGGCAACTCTTGGAACCTACAAGGGTAGTTCGCAACTTGATGATGGTGCCAAAGAGAGCCTCTATGTTGAGAACTACAAATACTGA